One window of Lytechinus variegatus isolate NC3 chromosome 2, Lvar_3.0, whole genome shotgun sequence genomic DNA carries:
- the LOC121408914 gene encoding G-protein coupled receptor GRL101-like — protein MKTLRVLLLQNNNITEIPDKAFINLSRLTTLNISSNSITYLQNGAFLGQENLEYLDLGYNKIKSIEAESFANLSNLLYLFLLDLDLDTISYEIMNDLTGLKALSTSDNRLCCLLSHSENVTCARTSPPSPLDTCGSLYPSTVLRFAGWIIGLSSLCGNVFVLFLRATQKQRKTVQNILTMNLAVADSLMGVYMIIITSADVYFNRLYFLSAPLWRESFPCKLSSFLAFFSSELSVFTLTLITLDRYINIVYPFGKFKMTTKAASFAVVFIWFFTLLFSSVPFLVGYNVPGFYGLSDVCIGLPLHVELGETGRLDIVWDEALTSEYIVKYVVTDYDSRNVWVFSIVTFIGLNMALFLIILICYVVMFVTVKRSSESIRNSTNRNREIQIARKMAFIVGTDFACWMPIIVLGILTQTGLVVLPTSLYAWTVIFIIPINSSINPVLYTFINYLEGNKTKLKTHDSLQTRSTRLSKDGNGLHLSRLGSNSSNVN, from the exons ATGAAGACATTGAGAGTCCT aTTGTTGCAAAATAACAACATTACTGAAATACCAGATAAAGCATTCATCAACCTGTCTCGCCTTACAACTTT GAATATATCATCCAATTCAATCACATATTTGCAAAATGGTGCGTTTCTGGGACAGGAAAACTTGGAATATTT AGACTTGGGATACAACAAGATCAAGAGTATCGAAGCTGAATCATTTGCAAATCTGAGTAACCTACTCTATCT ATTTCTACTGGATCTTGATTTAGACACAATTTCCTACGAAATCATGAACGATCTAACTGGACTCAAAGCTCT GTCTACATCTGACAACCGCCTCTGTTGTCTTCTCAGTCATTCTGAAAACGTCACCTGTGCCAGGACTTCTCCACCCAGTCCCCTGGACACCTGCGGAAGCTTGTACCCAAGTACCGTCCTGCGATTTGCCGGTTGGATCATCGGCCTCTCTTCTCTATGTGGCAATGTGTTCGTCTTATTTCTGCGCGCCACCCAGAAACAGCGCAAGACTGTCCAGAACATCCTCACAATGAACCTAGCCGTCGCAGACTCCCTGATGGGGGTTTATATGATCATTATAACATCTGCTGATGTTTATTTCAATAGACTATATTTCCTAAGTGCCCCGCTCTGGAGAGAATCCTTCCCTTGTAAATTATCctcatttcttgcatttttcTCGAGCGAACTGTCCGTGTTCACACTGACCCTAATCACCCTGGATAGGTACATCAACATTGTTTATCCCTTTGGTAAATTCAAGATGACTACCAAAGCTGCCAGCTTCGCCGTCGTATTCATATGGTTCTTCACTCTCTTGTTTAGCTCGGTTCCATTCCTTGTCGGATATAACGTACCCGGGTTCTATGGACTATCCGATGTCTGCATCGGTTTACCGCTACATGTAGAACTCGGAGAGACTGGCAGACTGGACATTGTCTGGGACGAGGCGCTGACTTCCGAATACATTGTAAAGTACGTGGTTACCGATTACGACAGCAGGAATGTCTGGGTATTCTCAATCGTAACCTTCATCGGTTTGAACATGGCACTTTTCCTGATCATCCTCATTTGCTACGTCGTGATGTTTGTGACCGTCAAACGCTCGTCGGAGTCCATCCGGAACTCGACGAACAGAAATCGCGAAATCCAGATCGCCCGAAAGATGGCGTTTATTGTTGGGACTGACTTCGCTTGTTGGATGCCCATCATAGTTTTGGGTATCTTGACGCAAACCGGACTCGTCGTTCTCCCGACCTCCTTATATGCTTGGACTGTAATTTTCATCATCCCAATCAACTCCTCTATCAATCCAGTCCTGTATACCTTCATTAACTACCTTGAAGGTAATAAAACTAAACTGAAAACCCATGATTCTCTTCAGACCCGTTCTACTCGGTTAAGCAAGGATGGAAATGGGTTGCATTTGAGTCGCTTAGGATCAAACAGCTCAAATGTAAATTAA